The Ichthyobacterium seriolicida sequence TCATAAGCTACGATATTGTAAAATAGAGAACCTATAAGTACTATTAAAGGAATAAATGCTTCTAATAAGTTACATCTTTTATGATTATTCATCAGCTTTTACAATGGTATGTAGGGATTTGAAACAAGGGAGCTAAGGTATTAATATTTATACAACACTACAGAGAAGAAACTCAAAAAATAACGTTAAATCACCTTGGAGATATATTTTTTTTTAATTTTGTCATTTTTCGGTGTTTAACCATTACCTGTATTCTAATGGATTTAACAGCCTTTAACGCTATCTCCCCTATAGATGGTCGCTACAGATTAAAGACCAAAAAACTAAGAAAATATTCTTCCGAAGAAGCTCTAATAAAATACAGAGTGTATGTGGAAATAGAATATTTCATAGCTCTAACGGAGATACCTCTGCCTCAATTGAAGAATTTTCCAAATGAAAAGACAAACGGCATAAGATATTTTGACACTATCCCTTAAAGTGTGTAAATAAAAAATGACATATTTTTTTGTTTTTATTCATAGTCGAACTCTTTCGTCAAAAATAGTTAAAAATTGATTCAGGATTATTCCCCAATTTGGCATGGGGTTGGACCATTTTTTTGTAGCCTTCCTCAGAGCTAAAAAGTAGATTTCATAACAGCATCATCTGTTGGGAATGACAATTTGTTTTTGGTATACTTCCTGATTTTTCCATTGAGGGTTTCAATCAAGTTGGTCGTGTAAATAATTTTCCTGATTTCCAAACCTGAGTTCGATTAATAATTAGGTGTGAAATAGTCAATAAAAACAATGGAATTAGATTAATTTAACGCTCTAAAATTCAACGTTTTAATTCTAAAAAAACAGGTATGATAACTTGCTCCAAAATCACAGAAATATTTTGTTTAGTTGATGAATTCTGTAAAAAATATTCTCAAGTTATTGATAAAGCCCTTTTGGGGAATAAATCAAAACGCCCATGCAGAATGAGCTCTAGCGAAATAATAACCATAATGATTATTCTTCAACACAGTAGCATGAGAAATTTCAAGCATTTTTATTTGAATTATTTACAAAAACATATGACTAAAGAATTCCCTAAAACCGTATCATACAACAGATTTGTGGAATTAATGCAACAAAATTTATTGCCTCTTACCTTGTTTTTAAAGACATTCTGTTTAGGAAAATGTACTGAAATTTCATTTATAGATTCCACTCCAATTCGTGTTTGTAAACATAAAAGAATAAGTAGAAATAAGGTATTCTAAGGCATTGCTAATGTAGGGAAATCAACGATGGGATGGTTTTATGGATTTAAACTTCATATCGTCACAAACGACCGAGGAGAAATACTAAATTTTTGCATCACAAGAGCTAATGAAGATGATAGAACGCCATTAAAAAATGAGCGTTTTTTTGACTAAAATATTTGGAAAACTCTTTGGAGACAAAGGGTACATAAGCAAAGATTTAAGAAAAAATCTCTTTGAAAAAGGTGTAGAATTGATTGCCTCAGTTAAAAATAATATGAAAAATGCCCTCATGCCAATGATTGATAAACTATTACTCAGAAAGAGATCAATCATAGAAACCATCAATGATCAGCTTAAAAACATTTGTCAGATAGAACATTCTAGACATAGAAGTTTTGCTAATTTTCTAACAATATTATTTCTGGACTTATCGCTTACAGCTTTTCGCCTAAAAAAAACCTCTATTAAATGCCCAACCGTCGGTAATGCCCGTATTAATTCGGTTTATTAATCGAACTCAGGTTTTTTAGCTCTGAGTGAGGCTACAAAAAAATAGTCCCAACTGATACTGAAATTGAGGAATAATTTTGAATCAATTCTTAACTATTTTTTACAAAAGAGTTCGACTATGAATAAAAACAAAAAAAATATGTTATGTGTTATTTGCACACTTTTCAGGATAGTGTCCTAGAAAAAAAGCGGGTAAAAATTTTAAATAATTTAAGCACTAGAATTAAATAGCCGACAACAATACTATAGAGTAAACAAGCTTTTTAAGCTATCTTTTGCTAATCCGAGCTCAATAATTATTTAGGTTCAAGACAACTTAAGGTAAATTTACATGCGTGTAACCCCTTATGTTATCTATGAAAAACAAGTATATAATTCGTTCAAGAATTTCTGAGGCAGAATTCAGGTCTATTTTGCGGTTATTTTGCCTAGATATTGAAGCGAAAAAAGTTAGTAAATTGACTAATGTAAGTCGTTATACTATCAACAAAATTTTTGACAAATTACGTTTGTTAATTGCTCAAAAATGCGAAGAAGAAAGTCCCTTTAATCAAGGGGAGATAGAATTAGATGAGAGTTATTTTGGAACTAAACGAGTTAGGGGAAAAAGGGGACGAGGATCAGGAGGAAAAGTTCCAGTATTTGATATGTTAAAGAGAGAGGGTAAAGTTTATACACAAATTGTAAAAAACTGCTCATCATCAGTAATAATGCCTATTATAGAGAGCAGAGCAAGTAAAGAAAGTACAATTTATAC is a genomic window containing:
- a CDS encoding IS1595 family transposase is translated as MLSMKNKYIIRSRISEAEFRSILRLFCLDIEAKKVSKLTNVSRYTINKIFDKLRLLIAQKCEEESPFNQGEIELDESYFGTKRVRGKRGRGSGGKVPVFDMLKREGKVYTQIVKNCSSSVIMPIIESRASKESTIYTDGFKSYDGLVNYGYKRHYRVKHSENEFAKGANHINGIENFWGLCKVRLSRFRGVHKHKFYYHLKECELRFNYRNENLYFCMLKWIRKNPLKLS